In one Vulgatibacter incomptus genomic region, the following are encoded:
- a CDS encoding Hsp33 family molecular chaperone HslO: MSRDHIVRALLPEHDLRVLVAFATGVSQHAASIHRCEPTAAMVLSQILTGAALVGGLGKGEQRVTLQLEGNGPLKGMFAEGSAEGNLRAYVRAERVDFPGRDPSNLEYSIGPEGYVSVLRELPTGEFYRGSVGLDFQRLDRNLERYFEASDQVPTAVAIEVEADEARMPSRAVGLLVQRLPGGDDAALATIVERLRDGALRRELGRTDRGGTQLALPVLEGFGPLDVLEDIPLSYRCTCSRERAERGVIAAGEDEILSMVATDKGAELSCEFCKTVYRFTAEELLGLLDSMRPGGEG, translated from the coding sequence ATGTCCCGCGACCACATCGTCCGCGCGCTCCTCCCCGAGCACGACCTCAGGGTCCTCGTCGCCTTCGCCACCGGCGTGTCCCAGCACGCCGCTTCGATCCATCGCTGCGAGCCCACGGCCGCCATGGTGCTCTCCCAGATCCTCACAGGCGCGGCCCTCGTGGGCGGCCTGGGCAAGGGCGAGCAGCGCGTCACGCTCCAGCTCGAAGGAAATGGGCCGCTGAAGGGGATGTTCGCCGAGGGGTCGGCGGAAGGAAACCTGCGGGCCTACGTGCGCGCCGAGCGGGTCGACTTCCCCGGTCGCGATCCGTCCAATCTCGAGTACTCGATCGGCCCCGAGGGCTACGTCTCGGTGCTGCGCGAGCTCCCCACGGGCGAGTTCTACCGCGGCTCCGTGGGCCTCGACTTCCAGCGGCTGGATCGCAACCTCGAGCGCTACTTCGAGGCCTCGGACCAGGTGCCGACCGCGGTCGCGATCGAGGTCGAGGCGGATGAGGCGCGGATGCCGTCCCGTGCCGTCGGCCTCCTCGTACAGCGCCTGCCCGGCGGCGACGACGCCGCGCTGGCGACCATCGTCGAGAGGCTCCGCGACGGAGCCCTGCGCCGCGAGCTCGGGCGCACCGATCGCGGCGGGACCCAGCTCGCCCTGCCGGTGCTGGAGGGCTTCGGACCGCTCGACGTGCTGGAGGACATCCCCCTCTCCTACCGCTGCACCTGCTCCAGGGAGCGGGCCGAGCGTGGCGTGATCGCGGCCGGCGAGGACGAGATCCTCTCGATGGTGGCCACCGACAAGGGAGCCGAGCTCTCCTGCGAGTTCTGCAAGACGGTCTACCGCTTCACCGCCGAGGAGCTCCTCGGCCTCCTGGATTCGATGAGGCCCGGCGGAGAGGGCTGA